AAGTCCCGGAAGAAGATCTGCATCCTGGTTATGGTCTGCTCCATCGTGCTCGTCATACTCGCCATCATCATCTGGTGGGCGTCCAAATGAGCCGATGTCACGCAACCAATGTAATCGATTCAGTCCCCTCCCACCTGCTTGGAATCAAAAGAACAGTAAGAAAAGGCTCATCCCTGTACCAAGATCAGTGGAGCACGTCTACAAAGGGCTTGTCAATGTGGAAATTGTAGTTATCTGAAATAATCAAGCCTTTGTGTTCCTTTAAGAACTGTAAGAGGTAATTTAGGAGAACGAGGACTGGGTTGGTGCAGGGGAGCAATTCAAATTAGCGTCACTGATACATTTCTTCTTATTAACTGCACTGACACTAGCTCTCActgttttgcaaatgtaaaaaatattgtTGGAAATTATTTTAAAGACATGCACACAAGCTTGTCTGGGTAACTGAAGATATTTagagtttttgttgttgtcgaTAAACATGTTGTGGCCCTTTCTGATGTCTAGTGTGTGGAGAACTGTATCCTGCTGTGGTtccttgtcttcacaggcacaACATACTGGTAATGCCAGCGATGGTTAAATCGTACATGTTGTAAAAGCAAAGTTGAAAATATTAGAAGTCGAATTCAACTCTGCAAATAGTTAAAACATCAAGAATCGTAAATTAATCACTCCTTCAGATCAAGTGTTTTAAGTTGATTTCTATGAACCCTGACAGTATGATAATAAATGTCTTAAACATTTGCTGTTCTGTGGTATGTTTCCCTCCTCTGTGATTGTACACATAAGCTTTACTTGATTTACAGTTTTTCGAAAAGGAAAGTTGCTCTTTAGTTAGTGAAGGAAATCATTTTGACTTTGAGTCTGGTTACTGTATCTGTCAGCATCACTAAATGTGTTTGGCATCATCACTGAAAACTGATAAATGGGTTTAGAAATGCAAGACGTCAGGTGATCATTTGAATCCTTTCATTTCCCCAAGTTCTCCAAAGCATCTGCACGCTGCTCTTAGAGTGAATCGGAGACTGCTGGGTCCCTGGTAGCTAAATTTGACTGCACAATCTGGCTGGAGCTTTtctgagtttgcatgttctcccagtGTTTGCTTGGGTTCTTTCcagatcctccagcttcctcccacagtccaaaaacatgcagttaGTTGGTGTGAATATGGGTGTTGTTTGCCTGTGTGTGGTAGCCTGGCATCAGCCTGGTGACCTAGCCAGAGTGTACCCGACCTCTTGTccaatgacagctgggataggcttcagcttgaaggcctgtggtacatagccgattattagagataggttgattatatttaagattgaagcattaattaatggcaggacttctttgagcagttttgtaggaatggggtctaaaagacacgttggtttggaggaagtaattattgaagttaactcagaaagatcaattggagaaaaagagtctaacttaacatcgatggtactaaaagtagctgtagatattattacatctgtgggatgattattggtaattttttctctaatgattaaaattttatttgtgaagaagttcatgaagtcattagtagttaacgttaaagggatggttggctcaaaagagctctgactgtttgtcagcctggctacagtgctgaagagaaacctggggttgttcttattttcttcaatcagtgatgaatagtaagatgttctggctttgcggagggctttcttataaagcaacaaactatttctccaggctaaatgatgatcctctaaatttgtgacacgccatttcctctccagcttacgagttatctgctttaggctacgtgtttgagaattataccacggagtcagggactttggatttgaggccttagttttcacaggagctacagtatccagagtcgtacgtagtgaggaggcaaagttattaacaagatgatcgacctctgttggggtggcgttcagatagctgctctgctttatgttggtacagggcattgaagatgataacaatCTTCAGtgttaaaatcacccaaaataattattttatcttagctgggcactaaatcagataaaagtcTGAGAACAGactgaaactctgtgtaaggtcTAGGTGGACCATAGATAAGACTGGTTTTTGAGTTTTCCAGTTAGGAATATGGCTCTCTGTCCAcaacaggggtctcaaactccaggcctcgagggccggtgtcctgcagattttagatctcaccctgggtgaacacacctgaatcaaatgattagttcattaccaggcctctggagaacttcaagacatgatgaggaggtcatttagccatttaaatcagccgaatcagctgtgttggatcaaggacacatctaaaacctgcaggccctcgaggcctggagttcaatGGTCTACAATCTGCTGTCTCTCAAGACAGTCAAAACCCTTTAACTGGAACTTCATCAAAATCAAATGTACTGATATCAGCAGGACATTTTCACACTGAGCCAAAACCTCTCTGTTACAGAGCTGAgaatgcctttgtgtcaaataTCTAGAATAAATGTCTACATTTAACCTACAATGACAAAACCAACACAAAATGCTCTGTTTAAATCAAGTTTGTGCGATTGTCTCTACATTGTGATTGATGAGACTACAAACCATTATACACATTTAACAAGTCAAATGTtctgacaaacacacatttgtttcattttctgatcattttatttCCAAATTAAGAAGCAAATTATGTGACCAATTTAGAGTGTCCAATCAAAGTGCATGTCTTTGCACTGTGAGAAGTCCCACAGAGCTGAcgtgctgctgttacaacccTCCTTTCAAAATCAGTATATGGTGGACAGAGTCAGATTTGAAAATCTGTCCTGTGGTCTGACTGTCTAATCAATACTGCAAAGCAAAGACGCTGCAGTTTGGGGAGAAAACCCTGACAATCAGACcaccccctctgagcaagcacaaggcgacagtgggaaggaaaaactcccttttaataggaagaaacctccggcagaaccaggctcgatGAGGGGAGGTCTTCTGCCGCAACCTGTGTTAAATGActtacaaacagctgaaactgcTGCATATTTTTTGAAAAGAGGATTGTAACTGTTGTAACATTATGAAGGTACCCCAAAAGGTGGATTTTGTTCATGTGGGCGTAGCGTTCACAGTGGGAGAAAACTCCTCCCGCTGTgaacgctacgtccacatgaacagaaaaggtggattctgttcatgtggacgtagcgttcTCAGTAGGAGAAAACTCCCGCTGTgaacgctacgtccacatgaacagaaaaggtggattctgttcatgtggacgtagcgttcTCAGTAGGAGAAAACTCCCGCTGTgaacgctacgtccacatgaacagaaaaGGTGGATTTTGttcatgtggacgtagcgttcACAGCGGGAGAAAACGCCTCCTGCTGAgaacgctacgtccacatgaaCAGATTCCACCTCTTGGGATTGACTTACCTGGATCACTGAGCATGCATTGAGTAATTATGAAGATAATTACTCTGTTTCTGACTCACTGCTCATGCAGTAACTGAATAGCGTCCTCAAACATCTAAAAAAAGAAGTGAGGGCCCTAACGATACGGTTTCTCGGCCTGTTTTTCTGGGAATCTGTGGATCCATTTTGCTCAGTAGCAGATTGTTGCGTTTTGTTCTTACCGGCTGGAGAAACGCTTTTGTTACTTTCTAAACTTCTCAGCACGTTACTGGGGCTGGCCGATTTTTTGAGCTCTGCTTTTAATAGCTCCACAACGGCTGCTACAAAAGTCGCATCAGCCTTTTCCATTACAAACGGAAGCACGTATTTGGATCCAAATTTGCGACACAGGTCTTTGTACATTATGATGTACaagttttttacagtttttagaGGAGTCAAGTCTCCCTCAATCTTCTCTCTTATATCAGTCACTATCTGCTGACAATTTAACTTTACagcaaatgtttgtgttttctcagaAACGTGAATGACCAAATTTGCAAGACACAAATTGAGAAAGGTATCGATCTCTGTAGGCGTAGGAAGTGTCCCAGACGAACACTGCAGGGCATCACTACATTTTTCATCACTCTCTGAGCTCTCACTGTCAAGATTTTGGACATCAATGATTTGAAATGTATCACTGTGGCCCTTGTTAACCAAACGTTCCTTGCCTACACAAGCTTGAGTCTGTGTGCTTTTAAAAGTCTCTACAGACTCTGGTTTAAAGTCGTTATCTTCCTCTGGCATTTCAACAATGCTGTCGCTGCTACTCTCACCATCTACAGAAAGGGGAGCTAAGGTCTTTGCATAGTCTTCTAAAATGTTGACTACACTGTAAACCATCCCAACAAGGTTTGTTGGGGACCTGGACCTATCTGATTGCAAGGGTGTGGACCCTGTGATACGACTCAGGGCTGAGTTTACATTCTTTGCAATCGACACTGAAAATAAAGTCAGTAGTTTGTCTGAGTCACGAGACCGCCGTTGCCCAAAACCCAAGACCCAACCAAAACAGTTATCAAAGATGTTTCTGAGGCTGGCCTGAATATCATCCTCTGTCACCCTGCAGTAACTGCACCCATCAAGCAGAGGTTCAACATTCATCCTGAAAAGGGAGAAAAGAGAAATGTAGTCAGTCATTTTCCCACACTATCACTGTTTtgtcaaaattaaataaatcacaTGGATGACTTCACACGAGATGTAAACTATTCTAAGAGGCAGTATGAACCATTGCTGTGTACTCTGAGAAACCCCTTCGTCACCAGGATTACccgatgaagaagaagaaatgaagaCTGAATGAAACTGTTTAATAAAGGAAGCTTTAGATTTACCGGTCAGCGGAGCTTTCGTTGTCTCCACGATCATGATTATGTGGGCAGCATAAAACCTGTGGGCGTACGACTTTAAACACTAAGCTGCTAATGTGCTCTATGAGTACTCGGCACATCTTGGTCAGCAGATTGACGACATCCGAGGTGATGTCATCAGTGGCTAATGCCGTCCACTGTCTGAAAGAAAATCATTGAGAATGTTTGAGCAAAACAAACCTGTAACCAGTGAATATGTCTGTATATGCTGATAACTGTCTTGATAACTTTGAACTTGTGACTTACTTGCGCGATAAATAGGCTAAATGTTTTCTGAGGCAGTGTTCAATGTTTTCAAATTCGAACAGAGGCACGCTGAGATTACTGCACCTCGGTTCACCTGGTTCATCTAATGGAATctagaaagaaaagacagtTAGATGTCAGTGAGCAGGCTTTACACatccataataataataagaattaGACCAGCAGCCAATGTAAGGTTTTTGTCACAGCTGCACTAAATAAACAGTATTGGTGCCTAAAATCATCTTGGATGTTTCTGTAACAGTTAGTCCACCAGTACCACTAAGCTTCTGACATCTAATCATTGCAATTATTGCATTTTGAAAATGCCTAaaatatttgtgctttgtttgaTGAGAGGTGGTCTGATCAATTTTTCAAAGTCCTACCACGTTCATTTTTCCACAATCTCGTCCGTGAATTCACTTTTTCGCGACAGCTTTGAACAAATTATCACTTTTTCCAGTCTTTCACTCTCCGTCCTCACACTAGATCTGGATAGTTGTGTACTTTTGACTACCAAGAGACCTTACTGTGACGTCAGTTCGTTGGAACGTTCAGCGCCTCTGGCCGCGGCGCATGCGCATACTTCGCGTAGTCTGACTTCACGTGCAGCTTTTCTGTGTTGGATAATGTAGTTTTCATGTACACCTGGCAGTACGGCATTCTTTTGCACTCGCATCGTTTGGACGTCTTCGAGTGGaggtttaaatggtaaatggcctgtatttgtatagcgctaaggaccccaaagcgctttacacatccagtcatccacgcacacattcacacactggtgatggcaagctacattgtaatgacagccaccctggggcgcactgacagaggcgaggctgccggacactggcgccaccagtaggcaacggttgaagtgtcttgcccaaggaggacacaacgaccgagactgtccaagccggggctcgaacggcaaccttccgattacaaggcgaactgccaactcttgagccacgatcgcagTTTAGCCGAAATGAAGGACAGTGTCTTTGCTATCAGATGCGCTAAGAAGCGTTTATTTACAGAAGGGCGCAGAGTATGGCACCAACATGTGAACACAGCTCTCCTAGCCCTGCTTTACAGCTCAGGTCACTAATTAGACAGTTAATGATGATTATGAGTCTCCTCGTGAGCTAATGCTATTGGAGGATTTTAAGCATCCTTGAGATGAATAATGTTCGTAAATGAACACAAGCTGACGTTAACGTCGAGTTGCGCCGTGCAAGGCTTGAGTCTGGTCGTGAGACCCCCCTCACCTCCACATGATGATGTTGAATACTGTTATTAAAGGATCACCTTATTGCTGCCTGCCTGGCACTGAAGCGTAAACAGCAAGCCTCATTACAACTGAAAGGGCTGGGATTGACTACGGGtgtagagcagcggtccccaaccatAGTTGCTCCACGGACGGTTTAACGTCAGGCagtattttcacggaccggcctttaaggtgtggcggataaatacaacaaaataaaatgatacgaccgagacaaaaacggtggtattttgtaaatataacaataaacgtgaattcactgtgtaattgtgtaactttattagcagcgtcctcctgaaatgcaccaacaaTATTAAGAGTAacgtcctcctctctgccccttaaggcggcgaggcgcgattgcgggtgccgctcaggtgcgtccgactcccatgcagcggcactgcagaccacgccccgccacacacattaacaaggtaaaacagatatttaggcagaattttgcaaatatcttttttttaacggcatagtgctttttttccaattactttttaaaagtcaggtcaaggctccaaaagcccacaggcgatataagggtggcggctcacaacagtttttgtttgctacacggatcattttagttcagctgggtgtctttccttttgttatatttctttaagagtttaaaatgtgttaattacataaataaaatgtaattttctctgtagcacttcatggattgcataagcaacacaccttagttgctctgtggattcttttaaaaagcagttaaaaacctttctgttcaaacaagccttttgttgatctacgtattttatattctttacattatttacatttgatcttttacattgtgtataatgtctattgattgtattgtttattttaatatttgtgtacagcgctttgtgactgcctgtctgtgaaaagtgcttaataaataaactttac
This sequence is a window from Oreochromis niloticus isolate F11D_XX linkage group LG6, O_niloticus_UMD_NMBU, whole genome shotgun sequence. Protein-coding genes within it:
- the LOC109202486 gene encoding uncharacterized protein LOC109202486 isoform X2, which translates into the protein MSPFIPLDEPGEPRCSNLSVPLFEFENIEHCLRKHLAYLSRKQWTALATDDITSDVVNLLTKMCRVLIEHISSLVFKVVRPQVLCCPHNHDRGDNESSADRMNVEPLLDGCSYCRVTEDDIQASLRNIFDNCFGWVLGFGQRRSRDSDKLLTLFSVSIAKNVNSALSRITGSTPLQSDRSRSPTNLVGMVYSVVNILEDYAKTLAPLSVDGESSSDSIVEMPEEDNDFKPESVETFKSTQTQACVGKERLVNKGHSDTFQIIDVQNLDSESSESDEKCSDALQCSSGTLPTPTEIDTFLNLCLANLVIHVSEKTQTFAVKLNCQQIVTDIREKIEGDLTPLKTVKNLYIIMYKDLCRKFGSKYVLPFVMEKADATFVAAVVELLKAELKKSASPSNVLRSLESNKSVSPAGKNKTQQSATEQNGSTDSQKNRPRNRIVRALTSFFRCLRTLFSYCMSSESETE
- the LOC109202486 gene encoding uncharacterized protein LOC109202486 isoform X3; the encoded protein is MNVIPLDEPGEPRCSNLSVPLFEFENIEHCLRKHLAYLSRKQWTALATDDITSDVVNLLTKMCRVLIEHISSLVFKVVRPQVLCCPHNHDRGDNESSADRMNVEPLLDGCSYCRVTEDDIQASLRNIFDNCFGWVLGFGQRRSRDSDKLLTLFSVSIAKNVNSALSRITGSTPLQSDRSRSPTNLVGMVYSVVNILEDYAKTLAPLSVDGESSSDSIVEMPEEDNDFKPESVETFKSTQTQACVGKERLVNKGHSDTFQIIDVQNLDSESSESDEKCSDALQCSSGTLPTPTEIDTFLNLCLANLVIHVSEKTQTFAVKLNCQQIVTDIREKIEGDLTPLKTVKNLYIIMYKDLCRKFGSKYVLPFVMEKADATFVAAVVELLKAELKKSASPSNVLRSLESNKSVSPAGKNKTQQSATEQNGSTDSQKNRPRNRIVRALTSFFRCLRTLFSYCMSSESETE
- the LOC109202486 gene encoding uncharacterized protein LOC109202486 isoform X4, encoding MIPLDEPGEPRCSNLSVPLFEFENIEHCLRKHLAYLSRKQWTALATDDITSDVVNLLTKMCRVLIEHISSLVFKVVRPQVLCCPHNHDRGDNESSADRMNVEPLLDGCSYCRVTEDDIQASLRNIFDNCFGWVLGFGQRRSRDSDKLLTLFSVSIAKNVNSALSRITGSTPLQSDRSRSPTNLVGMVYSVVNILEDYAKTLAPLSVDGESSSDSIVEMPEEDNDFKPESVETFKSTQTQACVGKERLVNKGHSDTFQIIDVQNLDSESSESDEKCSDALQCSSGTLPTPTEIDTFLNLCLANLVIHVSEKTQTFAVKLNCQQIVTDIREKIEGDLTPLKTVKNLYIIMYKDLCRKFGSKYVLPFVMEKADATFVAAVVELLKAELKKSASPSNVLRSLESNKSVSPAGKNKTQQSATEQNGSTDSQKNRPRNRIVRALTSFFRCLRTLFSYCMSSESETE
- the LOC109202486 gene encoding uncharacterized protein LOC109202486 isoform X1, translating into MNHRLDLNQIPLDEPGEPRCSNLSVPLFEFENIEHCLRKHLAYLSRKQWTALATDDITSDVVNLLTKMCRVLIEHISSLVFKVVRPQVLCCPHNHDRGDNESSADRMNVEPLLDGCSYCRVTEDDIQASLRNIFDNCFGWVLGFGQRRSRDSDKLLTLFSVSIAKNVNSALSRITGSTPLQSDRSRSPTNLVGMVYSVVNILEDYAKTLAPLSVDGESSSDSIVEMPEEDNDFKPESVETFKSTQTQACVGKERLVNKGHSDTFQIIDVQNLDSESSESDEKCSDALQCSSGTLPTPTEIDTFLNLCLANLVIHVSEKTQTFAVKLNCQQIVTDIREKIEGDLTPLKTVKNLYIIMYKDLCRKFGSKYVLPFVMEKADATFVAAVVELLKAELKKSASPSNVLRSLESNKSVSPAGKNKTQQSATEQNGSTDSQKNRPRNRIVRALTSFFRCLRTLFSYCMSSESETE
- the LOC109202486 gene encoding uncharacterized protein LOC109202486 isoform X5, producing MCRVLIEHISSLVFKVVRPQVLCCPHNHDRGDNESSADRMNVEPLLDGCSYCRVTEDDIQASLRNIFDNCFGWVLGFGQRRSRDSDKLLTLFSVSIAKNVNSALSRITGSTPLQSDRSRSPTNLVGMVYSVVNILEDYAKTLAPLSVDGESSSDSIVEMPEEDNDFKPESVETFKSTQTQACVGKERLVNKGHSDTFQIIDVQNLDSESSESDEKCSDALQCSSGTLPTPTEIDTFLNLCLANLVIHVSEKTQTFAVKLNCQQIVTDIREKIEGDLTPLKTVKNLYIIMYKDLCRKFGSKYVLPFVMEKADATFVAAVVELLKAELKKSASPSNVLRSLESNKSVSPAGKNKTQQSATEQNGSTDSQKNRPRNRIVRALTSFFRCLRTLFSYCMSSESETE